Within the Erigeron canadensis isolate Cc75 chromosome 6, C_canadensis_v1, whole genome shotgun sequence genome, the region CGTGTTAGCTCCACAAGCTAGCCAGTAACGTACTTGTTTTTGtgcttttattatttgtattagtTATATCTTATTGGTTAGActaatatattatgttttatctTATTGGTTTCTACAAAGATTACCAATGGCGAAAAAAGTTAATGATGGAAATAACGTGAAGGAAGAGAGGATTCAATGGAATGTCAAGATGGATGTGGTTTTCATTGAAGCTATGAGGAAGGAACATGATGATGGGAATAGAATTGGTGGAACATTTACTTCTCTTGCGTATAGTAATATGGTGAATTATTTAAAAGAACATCTTCAAAGGGAGTTTACAAAAGAGCATTTGATGAACCGATTGAAAACTCTTAAACTCCATTTTTCTCAATGCTATGATCTGTTTCGGGGACTTATGATGCGTGGCTTCGCATGGAATTCTGAGACAAACTTAATTGAGGCTGAGGAAGAACTATGGGAAACACTAATCAAAGTAAGATTGAAGTTCTTTTTTAAGGACTTAtctttttatatcaatatttcgTTTATATAAGGACTTATCTTTTTATGTTCATATATCTCCTTCATATAACAGGAAAAGCCTGAAGCTGCAAAGtggaaaaacaaacaaatatgtcATTACGAAGAATTATTGTATTTGTTTGCAGAAGATAGAGCAACAGGTGCATCTGCTATAACTACAAAAGAGaggaaaaatatgttaaacaaTGGTAAAAGAGTGGAAACAATTGAAGAGATTGATCAATTGTTAGAATCTGATGTGATTGTTTTGGAGACTCCTCCTAATATAGATAATATTCATGCTGCAACAACTACAAAACCTTCTAAAGAGAATCTTCCGACTATAaaggcaaaaaataaaaagaaaaggaaaccaGAAGAGGAGGAGGATTTCCAAGGTAAGGTCATGAGTTCCATTAAGGATGTAGCTGAAGCTATTCGAGAAAATACAaaggtattatttttatttacattatgTTTGAATTTTATGGTTCCATCCAGCCAACGTCATGTTTTATGAGTGGTTGTTGTCTTATTTTAATTGGATGGTtaaaatgtgaactttttaaTATGTCTACTTATTATCAAGGTAATGAAGAGCTCACGTCCACATGTTTACTTTGAGGAGGAGATCTACATAGGACTAGAGAGTATGGATTTGGCTCCAAATGAGATTAGGAAAGTTTATCTTTATTTGGTGGAACATCCGGGAAAAACACGTGCACTGTTTGGATGCCCTTACATTATGCGGAGGGAAATGCTAGAAGAAATGATGACTGCAAGTGACTCAAATAATTGTGTTTTGATTGTTCTATTATCAATGTAAGTAGTTTATTTAGCCTAGTAGCCTAATCATTGTAGTGGATAAGAAAAAGGcttttgatgttgttgttgttaagctTCCAAGTGTTCTTTTGGGGATGTTTAGTACTTTTCTATGTTGTTTTCTTCATAATTAGGCTGAATTGCTTGTCACTATGTTAAATCGCGTCTGTCATTAGCTTGTATGTTGCAACGGACTTATGTACTTTGGTATTTTGGTTAAAGCTTGAGTTGGAGAAAGCTTATGTACTGTAGTATTTTAACTTTTGGGAATGTAAAAAATCTACACTTATTTGGGTTGTTTTAAGTGACATAATCCATGGTTGTGGCAAAAATGATGATAGTGGATGCAATTTTGGTCCAGGCAGTATGTTGGTTGGGTGTAAAGGTAATGTTGATGTCTTGTTTTGTTTGAGTAGGTATAGTTTTATTGAGTAATTATATAAGAAGTATAGTTTTATTGAGTAATTATATAAGaagaatataattataaatttgtatttttccCCCCTTCTATTCCTTTCTTATTAACTCAagaatatcattatatttctattttctctttttttctttaattttcatttCAACTCAagaatgtattttttttctatatgatttcTTATCTTATCTTTCCATGTCcaatcctttcttttcttttcttttaaaaaaactcaagattGTAGTGTAAAAGTTTTGCGTCCTAAATATGAATTCCATCTACTAATATGAATTCCAAATCACAATTTCGTGCCCTAAATCTTCACATTCGATCAACGAACGACAGTAaaagtaacaataacataattgaATCCAGACTGGTAAGGATTTCATTCCATCCTTTTTTGGTGGCCTTCGTTTTGGCGTGCGAACAACAAAGTAGTAAgaacaaatttatttttgttttttcccaGATCATTGGAGGGTGATTCATCGATCCATCCAATATGCTTTTCAATCCCATCGGTCATATCCTAgtgattttcttttcttttttatatattatttatctttatatctatttttaattcGAAATTTATTATTCATTCTTTATTTATGGGTTTTTACCTTTGTGATTATGAAAATTTCTATGTAAATAAGggttattttatctaaaaagaGTCATTGCTTTCTACAGTTTCGTTTAATTGGTTAGGGTACGTGTTTCTAAAGGTTCTGTTTATTGTTATTATGAACAGCATTTCGAAGGTTTTGTCACTTTGTGATTGTTCTTCTGTAATTAGATTGCTTTAAGTGATCAGAATTGCTGGACTTaggatataattttttttttttaataggatTTCAGGATTAAAGATGTATGAAAATATTGTATGCCGTTGGAAGTTaacttgaaatataaataaaactacaaTTGTTGGGTTGCTTTTTGTGAAAGAAATTCCATTGAATGGATTTCTGCTTATTTTGTTTTGTCACATACATGGAATGCTAGGTAGTACATGATTAATGCAATGAGAATTAAGATGATTGATTTCTGAAAGCGGAATTTCCCGACACACTAGAGTCCTAAACATTTCCCTgtgaggtggcaaaatggatgggttggTTTGATCGAAAACACTGAGAAAAACATGATTACGATTTACGAAATTATAATTTCAACGAGATCATATATTTCAGTTGTCAACCGAAGGCTCTTGGTGAAGGGAGAAAACTTTTCTAGGAAATTACCGTTTCCATATGACAAGAGAAACAAGATAGATTTGCCTGAACTATGTAAGTTCATTTACTTTTTAATATGTTGTCAAGGTTGGTATTTGAGTATGCATTTTTTGCAAAGcatatttcataaattaaattaaCTTAATTTAGTGCAAATGTATTCATCTGAAATGGATAAATTATATTCACCCGAATTGAATACATTACCGAGGATAAACTACATTGAAACAGATATCATTGTTTCTAAGGATATCACTGAAGTTGGAATCATTGTGGTTTTCGTAGATATCATTGTTTTCAGAGATGTCACTGTGGAGATCAACCTGTTCACTTTCAACTACTAAGCTATGTGGTTCCATGTAGTTGTCTTGAACAGATAGATGATTTTCAACCAACTTCTTTAAGTATAACAGGACCTCAGTTTCCAAACAACATCCCAAAAGCTGCACCACATTTTGGTGATTAATTTTGCTAAGAATCACAACTTCATTTAACAACTGCTCCTCCGATTGCCCCGACTCAGATACCTTGGCCTTCTTGATTGCCACAACACAATTGTCTGGTAGGATTCCTTTGTACACGGTAGCATAGCCTCCTTTCCTATAATCATATCGCTGGCATAATTCCGAGTCGCTAGTTTCAATGTATTAGCACTAAACGTATTCATGGCACCGAGGATTTGTAGTTGATCTTCCAATGCAAGAGCGCCGTTGCGCTCCAAGAATTTTTTCATATGCATCACTTGCTTCTGCATCTTGGCTGTGAGACCGAATGTTAAATTATCAAATCAGTTATTCCTAACTTAGAATGTTGGTTGCAGGAATCAATAAGTGATCAAGAAAGATCAAAGACTGGAATATTTGTATATTCAAACCTTTATAGCTAGTTTATATTTATCATATGGCTAGGCTAAGTTTGATTGTTGGTTATTTGTTGAGTGTcatcttatctttttttttttttgtataaaaagtttattaaaaagtaaaaactaaaaagacgCTGAATGAACAAATGACAATAACTACTGTCTAGCCTGAAGTATGAACATCTATGAAAGTTCTATATGCCACAGACCGATAATTAACCCAAACCCACTAATTAAAGAAATGACGAATTCTTGGAGCGTCGAAAGCATTTAACAAACTTACTAACTATCAAGCCAATTAAATTGTGTTAGTAATTCCGTAATCAAGTCAAGCCTATATTTATTCTCTcgtgataataaaaaaattatcactCATAGGGCTTTACCTAATCACCCACTTTATGGCTATTAACCATCTGGGCCACTCCAACCCTCTTTCATGTAATCATGTGGGAAAAGATTTGTGAATACATGTTccatatttttaagtattttaaaaataaaatattaaagtcACATCGATCCTAAATATTCTAAGAATTTGTGGAATGTCAATTTTCGAAGTTCATTAATAATTAAAGGTGGAAATCGGAATACCTGCATCATCGCTGGTGGAGTTGAAGGGAGGAAGCACATCAACCATTCTAGTAATTAACGACTTTCTTGGAGTTTGCAATTGCAAGGTAAGTACAGATTCCAGACTAACTATAACCTCGGTCATGGTAGGACGATCCTTCGGATGATATTCTAAGCATCTTACGGCGATTCTAGAAAACTCCTTCAAACATTTTGGGAATATTTCATTCCTTATATTAGAATCAACTATATTCTTTAAATTTCCTTCTTTGATCGACTCTTTTGCCCATGTAGCTAAACCATATTCAAGGCTCCTATCTACCGGTCGTTTCTGACACAACACTTCAAACAGTGGCGAAATAATTTGGGTCAAAATACCCAAAAGTGCCTTTCACAAGAGTTTCGACAAAAGTACGTGGTTGATTCATTGGGCCTATTCTGGACAACCCAAAATCCGAAATTTTAGCTGCCCAACTTTCATGTAACAAAATATTTGAGCACTTTACATCTCGTTGTATAATACCAAACTCAATACCAGTACCAATGTGGAGGTAGTCTATCCCACGCGCGGCGCCTATGCAAATCTTTAGCCGGTCAACCCAAGAAAGATGGGTGCGGAATCTATATAGATGATCTTCAAGTGTTCCATTCAACATATAGCCCAGAACTCTGATGCCCCTTGATCCGACATGAAATCTAACCGTTTAATAGCAGCAGCAACATGACTAGTTCCAACGATGACCTCACCTTTGTACACTTTTCCAAAGCCCCCTTTACCAATCACGAAAGATTCATTAAAGTTTTCTGTTGCCAAAAGAATTTCATGAAGTTCGAATTTACGACATGGTTGTAACCATTGAGCTGTGGGGGTATAGGTGGAGGTGGAAGGTCTAGACTCCATGCCATCGCTACTATCAAAGGACATGACTGAGGTGTGAAAAtggttattattataattattaatttatttatattgaagCGGATGATGGTAAGATACTAACCGTGTTCCTAGAAAAGAGATGGACCCCTCATGATGACTTTTCAAGTCAACTTTTAAAGTGGTAGTCTTCTTCCTGGAAAACGAGGTATAAACACCACGCTTTTTAGAAAGAAATCCcttttaaaaattgatttaaaaatttattacagGATATGGAGAAATGCAATTGATTTAGAAATTTATTCAACTTTCTTATTTGGtaatgatataaaattttatcTAGAGGCCAGGAAATCAATTTTTATCTTTGATAGGAATATTAGAAGaatgaaaatgttttttttttaactacaagAACATCATCACTTCATTTatcataaagaaaaaatttacatatatttcaacTAAACTTACTAATTATACCACTAATATAACTCCAATCAATTTCAATGGAAACACCTCATAACTTATTTAGTCAAACTCGAATTTATAGCAAAATCCAATACAATCAAACAAAAAGAAATCAATATCGCAACGAGAACTTAC harbors:
- the LOC122604117 gene encoding uncharacterized protein LOC122604117, with amino-acid sequence MAKKVNDGNNVKEERIQWNVKMDVVFIEAMRKEHDDGNRIGGTFTSLAYSNMVNYLKEHLQREFTKEHLMNRLKTLKLHFSQCYDLFRGLMMRGFAWNSETNLIEAEEELWETLIKEKPEAAKWKNKQICHYEELLYLFAEDRATGASAITTKERKNMLNNGKRVETIEEIDQLLESDVIVLETPPNIDNIHAATTTKPSKENLPTIKAKNKKKRKPEEEEDFQGKVMSSIKDVAEAIRENTKVMKSSRPHVYFEEEIYIGLESMDLAPNEIRKVYLYLVEHPGKTRALFGCPYIMRREMLEEMMTASDSNNCVLIVLLSM
- the LOC122605222 gene encoding uncharacterized protein LOC122605222, translating into MTEVIVSLESVLTLQLQTPRKSLITRMVDVLPPFNSTSDDAAKMQKQVMHMKKFLERNGALALEDQLQILGAMNTFSANTLKLATRNYASDMIIGKEAMLPCTKESYQTIVLWQSRRPRYLSRGNRRSSC